The Lates calcarifer isolate ASB-BC8 linkage group LG11, TLL_Latcal_v3, whole genome shotgun sequence genomic sequence ACGAGGAGTTGTGCCTTCTCTGGTATTGCTGAGGCATGTTTGGAGGTTGGATTCTCCCTAACAGCACTGATAGGGTGGTGTGGAAGATTATCTGTGCATGAGTCATCATTGTCTGTATATGGGCGCACTCTGAGGCCTGGAGCTTTCTGATGGTGACTTGCCACACAGCTATTGACACTTTGATCCCATGTACAATCCAGAAATTCTTCTTCACATGACGTATGTATTGCTGCACTGTGGATATTTTCCACTGAACATCGTCGGTTTTCTAAGAACTGCTGCATTTCCTGGAAAAGTTAACCAACACACTGCTCACACAGCATCAGCATAAACACTGATCTGATTAAGATACCATGATCAGtgcttaaaatgaaaaagtgcttAAGTTAATTAACCTCTTCCCATGTGAGGAAAAATGTCTGCAGGGTGAAGATTTGTCATAAAATTGCAGAATGCAACTTGTGCCATATTGGATTAAGGACTCAGATCATTTCTGAGAAAATGGTATCTGTGTACATGTATTTTTCCTGTGCTGCCTCGATATACTTGCAGCTGTGTCTGATGTCATGGCACTATTGTGTGCTATTAGGCTTAGTCTGAGGACCAGGCAGGTCCTTGCAGCAGAAAGCTGCAGTGAAGCTGGCCTCAGTTGGCCCGAATGGGGACGGTGAGCAGGCCAAGCGAAGTGACATCATATTTCCCAAAGGGTCCCTGacagttgttgtgttttcagcgGATGTGTCCAGTCTGACTGGCCATGAGTCATATCCCACCCAACAGCCCTGGCCACAGGGTCACTGCACACACCGCACACTGGCTCCCCAAACAGGACTGCTTCCTGAGAGGGGTATTATAGTATTTCAAATCCATTAATACTTCACAGCAAACACCTCTAGTGGTAACTCACTCTTAAACATAACATGCAGTCAATTATCCTGTAGCAGAAAAGGATTGTTAAATATGTGTAACAgcttgaataaaacatgtttggcCTGTCAGATGCTTTTCTCCTgcaccacagtgtttgtgtccTACTCTAGGTTTGGTTGCATGAACAAAATGCTGTCTTATTTGTCAGGTCATTGGAAGGCTTTGAGTGCTCATAATTTATCCTACGCAGAGGAAATGCAGAATCTATTTTTGACTCGGCGTGTGTGAGTAAATCACACTTCAATCTCTCCCTACCACGTGAAACTATCGCAGTCTGTCCAGACACAGTAGGCCTATTTTAGGGCTGCAGCACAAAATGGACCTGTCTGACGTCTCAGTGATAGGGCCATAGAATCTAAAATCTTGAAGCAAAACTTCACTTCCCTTTCCAGCTTGATCTAGCAAAGCAGGGGTTTGCCCAATCATACTTCCTCCAGACTGGAGCGTTGTGACTCACTCATTGGTAAATACAACCCCGCAGAAATAGTGACAGTTAAAAATCATACCCACTGTTGCTAacttttgctgctttttataaAGAGCTGTTGCGTTTGTTCCAAAGAGAGGGTGCCCCGCTTGTGCATTAAACCAGTTTCTCAGAACTGGGGTGGTATCATTACACTGCCTGGTCTGACCCCGTATGCAGCAAGAACAGGAAATAAGTAGCCAGGTCTAAACTGTTTCTCATCATATCCCAGTGGGTGAAAAAAATCTGGCCAAGTAGATAAAAGGTCAAGAAAAgtgttctgtttttccttttgacCTTGCAAGAAGAGCAAACATGCTCAACACAAGTGTCCGTGTCAAGAAGCGTTGAgctgtttttcctgtgttgttCCTTGTAAGCCCGGTAGCTGTGTCATTCTGGCAGAGGCTCACAGCCCCTTGTGGGAAGTCCCAAACGCTGCTGGTAAACTGTGTTTATGAATGGACCGCTGTCACtgatttaacacagaaaggTCCTAGAGCTGCACAGTTTACAGCACTGTACTCCAATTATTCAAAAAATGTAACAGAGCCTAAActgagataaaacagaaaaatatattgatgGATGATTTGTTAGCAGTGATTGTAacagggagggggaaaaaaaatcatgacagGAAGGAAGGCCTGATTCCCTTGCCCCCCACTCCCTGCATTTGAGTCATCATACCAATGACGATTAGTCATTGAGTCCACCTTCTTTCTGTTGCAGGGCCTCAGCTTTGAGTACACCTAATCTCCAGTTAGATAACAGATAATTTGCTGTGGTTTCTGTCAGAGGTGACTGCAAATCGATTGTAACCTTGAAAACACACCTTACTACCAGAATAGAATAAAATCTATCAATAGGCCAAATGTGGATTtatgaaaacaagcaaatacCCTTTAGCCAACACTACGTGGTCTGAATCAGAACTTGGGATCTCCGTTGTGGCCAGCCTCGGTTTTAAACTCAGAGTAATGTGCAAATGGGCACACAGGAGTCTGTAGCTGTGAAGTCCATTTACCTTAGTCCCTCTGCAAAACACTGCAAACTATACTAGCTTGTGGTTGCTTCTAAATATAGCTTTATTGATCACTGTAGATCAATCATTGTGCTGAGAAGGTGGTAATGGTTTTCTAAATTCTTTTCTCtaagggaagaagaagaacccTGGGCTGAAGCTGGCCAAAGAAGTGTTTGCACAGCcccaaccagcagcagcagcgtaaGACTCCTTTTTACAATTCAGCAGTGATGACACCCATGCTGTCCCAAGAAAGCTGCAAAATTAGAGCCCGACTGATAAATTGGCTGGGTCAATATATAAGCCTTTATTAGCTTATCACAGAGTGTGTACACCAGCATTGGTGTATATGCCGGCCAGTAAAAAGGATACTAAAGTGGAGTAAAGGGAACTTAATTATCAACCATCCTATCATATTTTTCTAAGCTTTGCATATTTGTGTCAGACTCAAAATTCCCATATTTTCCCACGATACTTGTCATTGACTTAAATCATAAATTGCTTCAACTTAATGCTATAAATTGTTCTAATAAATATGCACAATTTCTCTTAGCCTATGAATATACCATTACTGAGTATTGTGACATCAAAACTGACCACACACTGTTGCTATTGTAACACATTTGTTGCTCTCTCCCTGCAGGCCCCCCAGAGATCTTGACTCTAAAGCTTGTGTCACAATTGGAGATCAGGTAAAGTTGGCTCTGTATTCCACTGAGACACACTGttctattttttttgttttgttttgttttttttgttctgctgaGCTGAATACATGCATTAATGTAACGCCTGTCTTCCTCTGTCCAGAACTTTGTGGTGAAGGCAGATGACTTGGAGCAGATTGCCGAGCTGGGGAGGGGAGCGTACGGGGTTGTGGACAAGATGAGACATGTGCCCAGTGGTGTTATCATGGCTGTCAAGGTAGGCTGGGGAGGCTGCTGCTCAGGTTACCTGATTTGGCATCTGTGTGAATGCGCCATGCTTTTAAAATAGAAGCCGTGACTCATAGATACATTCAACATATGAGCTCAACTTGTAAACATTCGGGTCAAACCTGTCAGGTCTGTGACATGTTATATTGAGGAAGAGGGGATGTTATAGGACACTGGACATCATTTGATTTAAGCTATATCCACCCTGTGATGAAACTGACAACCCacctgtgatgtttgtgtttccagAGGATTCGTGCCACAGTCAACACTCTGGAGCAGAAGAGGCTTCTGATGGACCTGGACATTTCTATGAGGACAGTGGACTGCTTCTACACTGTCACCTTCTACGGCGCACTCTTCAGAGAGGTGAGGCCAGTGTTCACATCTTAAATCATGAATCATGTGTGACTGCTGTCACCACCTGTCATCATCTTGTTTCTTCCTTTTGGGACATCTGTTTTGTCAGGGGGATGTTTGGATCTGTATGGAGCTGATGGACACTTCCCTGGATAAGTTCTATAAGAAGGTTATTGAGAAAGGCAAAACCATCCCTGAGGACATCCTGGGGAAGATCACAGTAGCAGTATGTCCTGTCCCATATTTTACTCCATAAGTGtcatattaaaggaatagttcaacattttggaaaaatatgTTTGTACAAGATGAGAATAATTTTTATGAGTTTTATGGGAGTTAATATGCTGTAGCTGTTTCAATAGTCAGGCGTGGTGACTTTCTGGACTCTTGTTATCAcagtgaggttgccaggcaaccagcaatATAGCTGTAGACACTCTGGATGAAGTCCTGGGCAGGTGGATAAACTATAagtgtcatttttatgtttttgttcataTATAGATTAAACAATGAAAGAAGTATAGATTTTCTCATCCCATTCtcagaaagaaacaaattaggttatttcctaaaatgtcaaaatatttctttagAATGGTAAATATATGCCCTAAAAAATCAGTCAcccatttttcttttgtattttatgtatatttCGGAAATATACAAACAGTATGAAGCTGTGTTCACTGCATCTTTGCACGTTGTATGTTTGTTGCTTCATTGAAAAGAATGTGATTCCAGTGAAACTACATCACTAAACCCAACCAACAATAGACACActataaaacaaaatatgaatttTGTTAATATTGTTTTCTTGATATGCTTGTAAGACACTCACAGAAGTCAGTCTttcaattttctctttttactccACAGATTGTCAAGGCATTAGAGCATCTGCACAGTAACCTGTCAGTGATACACAGAGGTAAGCGGATGAAATCGTCAGTGTGTgtagttttcagttttcctgctgttgtttctgattgttggtttcctctcttctctcatcatCCTcccaacaatgtctctctccaGATGTGAAGCCCTCCAATGTTCTGATCAACACTCAGGGCCAAGTGAAAATGTGCGACTTTGGCATCAGTGGCCACCTGGTGGACTCCGTGGCCAAAACAATGGATGCAGGCTGCAAGCCCTACATGGCGGTAAGTGAGGACTGGGGAAGATCATGGAAGAGATTCCTGGTAGAGGGCGAGCTGAGATTTAGGAAAGGATTGTCTAGAAATTTACTGAGGGATTGTAATGCTCAGAGGCCTGGCCAATGTCAATGTCTGAGGTCTTTGAAACACTCATCAACTGGCGTAAAGCCAGAAATCCACAGACCAGGAGCTACTTTAACCGTTTTGAAATTTGGAACTGATGGTGATCAGGCCTCTACTGTCCAAAACCCGTAAACTCTCAAACCTCTTGCCTGGAATGTAGGCTCACAAAACCGGTGCATTGTAAGTAAATCCTCTGTGAAAAATATATTGTAGCTGCCAGATTTGTTCGTAGCCCAATTACACACTCATCTTTACATGACTTTTTGATTCTTTCTCTCAAGTTAAATTCAAATCTGAAATTGCTTTTATCACTTCATATGTATTAttatacttatttttttctgtctttttatgtttaaaagaatgcattttaaaaactgtaaagaaCCTTGGTACTGTAAAAATTACAGtataatcatgttttataattATTGATCAAGTTATTTTTTGATAGTGTTGATATTTATCCCATGTTGCCTGTAATTTCCATTTCAGCCTGAGCGGATCAACCCTGACCTCAACCAGAAAGGCTACAGTGTCAAATCAGACATATGGAGTCTTGGTATCACGATGGTGAGTTGTTCCTCGTGACTGTAACTGTTGTTACGTGTTGTTCTGTGAGATAGTAAGTGCTTTGATGTGCGTTGCTACCATCAGCTTATTTCATATATAACACTAGTGGCAAatactgaaatgtaaatattggCTTAGTCTTATGCAATCACTTTTTCTCCGTAATCAATATAATGATAACAaggaataaaacattaaaacttaaTTTAGGTAAAACATTAAAAGCTTACTCCATGTCAGTCTGCCCTCTCTATAAAACTATATCTCATCAGATGGTTACTCTCCATATTTGCCAAACAATGTCAAAAGAGATCCCACTGCAGGCATCTCAGCTTTCTAAACACAGCCCAGCACTAATGCTGAGTCATGGTGGCCTTTCACACCTTTGATACCTATCATATTGTTGCCACACCATTAGTAGTTCATGCTGTCCTCGTTTAACATATAACATGGcttacagattttctttttttttttatttttactttgaataCATAAAGGAGTTTCTCTTATGTCTCATGTATTGAATTTAATGCTTTTGTAGTTTTAGAAATAAATTAGActggtctgtttttttcttaaaaatgcATATGTTAAAACTCACATTACCTTCTCTGAATAGTCCAAACACTGTTGCATTTAATTATATGTGCTAcataaaagaaacattaaaatgtttcatagtacaaaatcaaaacatattGGAAATGTCTAAAACAGTTTAGAATTGCAGTTGAGAGTCATTATTACTCACCCAGCATTTGCAAATATTGCACAGAATAATAACCAAAATCCTAACAGGTAGTCATGAAATTGTTGCTCTAACATGTATGATCGTATTTAAATTggccttcctctgtctcctagATTGAGCTGGCCATTTTGAAATTCCCCTACGACTCATGGGGCACCCCGTTCCAGCAGCTCAAACAGGTGGTGGACGAGCCATCTCCACAGTTGCCCGCCGACTGCTTCTCTCCAGACTTTGTAGATTTCATCTCCCAGTGGTAAGCCTCATGCTCTGCGACAACGTTACGTTCCTCAATTCACCttgttgtcaaaaaaaaaaaaaaaaggcagcaatGAAGCCCAGCAGGGGTCagtgtttgctctgtgtttacCAAAGGAGGTGCCATATGAACAGTATCTGTGGAGCTCCAACTTGTCTTTAGATGATGCTTATATATTTGACTATTTTTAGATATGGTTTCATGTTAAGTTATACTGTTATATttgcctttttcctctctcacgtttgaatttatttcttgtttttcagcttAAGAAAGAGGCCAAATGAGAGACCAGCTTATACAGAATTAATGGTTAGtagttactttttatttctcttagCCCAAAAGACAAACTAGTGTCATTATGTGCTGTGCTACTTTGTCACCGTCAACATCCCAACTGTAATGTTTATTATGCTCTGGTTCTTGCTTTTGACCACAAGAGGCCAGGCTTACCCAATTAACCCACCAAGaagatggtgtgtgtttttcacaagTAGATAACATAGGCATCATTCAGCTAATTTTATATTGTTCATCTGCATATTAATAACTATGTGTTTGCCTTCTTTTAATGCAGAAACATCCATTTTTCACCCTGCATGACTCCAAAGAGACAGACGTGGCCAGTTTTGTCAAGGTCATCCTGGATGACTGATGGGCTCCCTCCGGGCTCCACCCCATCAGGGTAGGCGGGACCTCTCAGCAAACGAACCAATGGCctacctttttcttttttttgttttgttttttttttttttttaactcactgGAATGACAGACTctcatgcacccacacacaacagggcggggaggggggtgggggggtgaccCAAAGACTGACAGCAGCCCAGCAGCACTGGAGTGGGAGAATGGTGGTAATATGAACTCGTACAGTCAACTGGAGAGGTTTAATTCACTCCAAGCTTCCTGTGTGCGCAGTTATCCATCACGATGAATATGAACTGaacctgatgttttttttgtcttgttctcCTAGTCCCCCCCCTCCCCTATCTCTTTTCAGAATGGACAGAGCCAGCCATTATTTTTTCGTGACACATATTGTATTAATAATTTGAATTTCATCTGCAAAAACCAACAGTTAATGTGTATGTTGTTGCATATTGAAAGCTATATTTGCATATGCGTTTGTATGTTCTCTCATTATACAGAGTTTTgatactgtatattgttgaCAAGTGTGAATTTTACCGGACTAGGGCCTTATTTGTCAGATGGCATCAGGTGAACAGTCTGACCTGGTGCCGCCCGGAGGCGACTGGTCAGTGCAGGGGCAGAGGGGAGGGCTGCAGTTGTCGCGGGCTGGGCCGTGGGAGGTTCCAGGGCTGCGACAGAACATGTAAGACGTGTCAAAGGTCACATTCTGGGTGAGAGAAGTTGCAAGTCATTCCTAGATCGCTCTGTGGCGCGAGGCAGGAATGTAAGGCGTCCCATATCATCAGTGATCTGAGGCGTAACCCCTCCGTACTCCTCTTCTTTCTTGGGTATTAAAGAGCGGGTTCCAGTGCTGCCATTGTTACTACCTGGAAGTATTCAGGGGTTGCCTAATCAAGCTCACAGCTTtatcttttttctgtgtgcCATTTTGCAAATCGTTCTCATGAATTACTGCATTaattgtctttttctcttttttggacTTGTTCAGGCctgcattttgattttatttcgGCAGCATTTAAATTTATTCTTCCCTTTGCCTACCTTTCTCAATTCTGGAGTCAGCATAGTCTTTTCATATGAGGCacttatgttttctttttttctttttttttttccagagacCTTATTATGCCTTACACCGACAGTATGGTAGGGAAATAATTTATGTGTTAAAGATGTAAATACTATCtccttttttaatgtaatacGGCACTGTCCCAACTTGGCAGTGTAGATGAATGGTAGAGTGGTTGGTATTAGTTAGTTTTAATGCAGTGTGACACGCGTACACAAACACTTGTACTCACAAGGCCAGCTGACTGTCGTACACCTATTTTGGACTGATGTGCTGTCAGGCGCCACTGCTCAGGTTTCGGTGCTCTCCTTCATGAGGAGACggcctcctttttttttttttttccccctcccccAGGTCGTGCTCTTCTTGAGTGCTGGACCGAGAGCCTCTCTTCAGTCCATGGTGGGCAGCCATTATCTCTTCTGTCAGACCATACTATGCAGAGCTCCTTGGACTCATAACAAGAGGCCCTGGCCATGTGGCAGTTTCCCCACTCCAAAGTGTTCAGagactgtgatgatgatgatgatggtggtggtgacgATAGTGATGATAACTGCCGTGCCCTCTGTTCATGGCTAGCACTCATTGCCTCTCTGGTTTACACTGTAGTGCGACCTTTATCAAAAGTCAGTGAGTTAGGAGTATTTATGATTGTGAATTATAAGGGAAAGCTAGCAACACCACAAAGaagctgctgttattttttgttttgttttaatttttttccttctttagtTGGCCTTCTTTGGATGGCCATTCCCTTGGTGTGTAAAAGTGAGTTTTTACGCTGATCACAATGAGAATGGAACACTTGCTCTACCTCTTACTCCTTCACTCTATTTGCCACCTTTTCATTGGGTGGGACTGACAAACTTGAACTatggaaagacaaaaaaataaaggctTTATTGTTCATTACGTCTGTTTATAGTCTTCATGTCGTGATCGCTGCAGGTTTAGCAATAAGCAGTCTGTGTGGGTAATGCACAGAAGATGTTCAGTGCAGTATAGCAATGAATTTTTCTCCTTGTCAAATcctatgaaaagaccaaaaccaaggATGAATTGATTCCTCTAGTATTGTGTGTATAGTTAAAGCTTAATATAGTTATTTCCTCTTTACAGTGGTCCTCCAGTGTTGTCCAAACTGTTACAAACACATTAACGAGCCACATTATTGCACCGGCTTGTTTCACATGTTGAGTCCAGCTGTTGTAAATACTTTTTAGAGTAGCAAAACTGATATAAAGCTGTGTTCAGTGTGACTTTAACCCTCCTTGAGAAAACACAGCCCccttcattcatttcaatgatTTCAGTCTAGCAGTGCAATGGATGTCCCAACACAGGGTagcccaggaaaaaaaaaaaaaacatttgccaTCTAGTAAGTTGCTGTACTGGCTGATCAAATCTGTGCAAGCATACATTCTTGCAATGAAAACATGGTATTTCTAGAGTTTACCTGAACATCTTTTTAAGCAAAGATAAAATAGTTGCCAACAGGATAACCTTCTAGGGTTGTAAAATCCTATGAAAATCCTGTTTTGGTGTCTGATAAGCTGTCATGAAGCTCTCATGAAGCTTCTTAAACAGGGCTTGGATTGTATCAGGTCACTGGTACCCAAAGCTACACACCGCAACCAGTGAAGCTCTTTGCACGAGTTTAACACGGCTGGTTTTGGCACAAAGACCTGcttaatccacagctgaaagtaGGCCCCAGCAAATGCACCATTCACTCCTGTTTGAGTAGGTTTTTCTGAAACCTATAGCACCCAGCTTTTAATGAAATTATCCTAAACTacatttgtgattatttttatagACTTGGGCTTCAGTAGAAACTAGTGAAAGGTGGGTAAGGGAAGGTAGTAAGTCAGAATATGTTGACGAATGTGTCTAATGCCTTGTTGCTTTTACTTTTGGCATTTGTTGATgatgagaaaaatacagattaatGCTAACCTTGGTCTCTTTCCAAATGTATTTTGTCGTATCTGGTCAAATTGCAGTCCGCTCCTCAACCCACTTAATTCCTACTTCCATGTCACTAACAGTCCCACTTAAGACTCTTATTCCTGCAACCAAACACTCTTATCAAGATGAGAGATACTGGAAGTGACTGATCCAGCTGATAAAATGTCTTTTGGTTTCTACCCGCAGCagtctccagctctctctcctttctgaTCGCACACCTGTCAGTAAAACCATGTTTTCCATCCTCTCACATGTGATACTGTAAAGACAGTATAGTGTAATGAAATGAGTGATTGAAGCAAGAGATGGAAATGGTACACCTGGCCTAAGCGCATGCACGCAGGGTTATATGGTAATTTAACCCTTGCTGCAAAGGTAGCTCCCTTGCTGCAGCTTCTGCAGTTAGATTTCAAGTAATCCCACCAATTTCTGCATATTAGGAGCCACAGGGGTAAAGGCCTCACAGTTTCCAGCGCAGGTTATTTTCAGATCTAATTATTACAATTAATGCGTGCAGTATGGTTGTTGTCTAGaaatattacagtttttatttgtgtaaatacTCTTATGTAAGTACACAGAAGTGAATGCACACCTCTTGGCAAGTCGTGATGGTTCTGGTTGTGTGATGAATAGAGAGAAGAATCTCATTTTGATGCCTCTTTGTGAGTGCTTTTTTTGCTGTGAACATTAACAACAGAGGTTAACAAAAGCTCACTTTGAGCAGACTGCTACTCCACTCTGAGTGTGTCCATCAAAGACCGATGACTTCATGCCGGGATGAGAAAACTCAATGCCAGTAGACTGCAGGCAGTGATCCAGTGCTGTGCAGGAAGAGTGATTCGCGAGCCAAACTAAAAACACTCTTTTTAGGAAAGAAGGCCTTTGATGAGAACTTACATAATGGAGCTCAAAAGATGGTCGTGTGAGGAGAAAATAGCCAGCATCCAGTTGAATTACTGTCCCAGCTCAGTTCAATGTGGACTGTGATGCAGAAGTGAATCACTGCCTCTCCGAACTGTAAATGGGCATTTGAGGAACTCAGTGGGGTGGCAGTGGAAGTGAATGGTCACACAATCCTGCTTGTTGTGTATAGAATGAATGCCATGAATGTTGGACAACACTTAAGAAAAGTGGTGGAAATGTAAGCAAGTTCATTTATTCAGGCACAGTCCTGACACACTGATACTTGATTATTTCTGTTTGATGCTTTCTCCACTCTACTGCATTTcaacaggaaatgtgttttttttttttttaactccacCACAATTATTTAAGTTTAGTTACTTTGCATTATAGATTTCACATACAAAGCAAAAGATAAGCTTGCAAAATATGATGTACCATTACAGATTTAGCTACTCATTTAcatattaatgcatcagtaatcaTAATCCAATCATAAAACCGAGTACACGACTCAAGGAGGCCATTTTTCTGCATTATAAGGACTTTTAATTTTCATACATTACAGACATTTTTGCTAACAATTAGATTATATCATTATTAGATATATTTAGTCCATAGCATAGAAAAGAAATGTCTGTATGCATTGTGCATGCTATTTTCCTTCTAAAGATTATTTGCTGTTAGTTAAGAATCATTACTGATGGCTTTCATTACCATGGAGGATCTCTCCACTTAATCTCAGGACATTGTATTTATGTTCAAATTCAGTGTAGGGGGTGTGAATATTGATTGAAAAGTCATTTGTCCCAATACCAGCAGGTCAGCTGTTTCCAGCCTTTTTCCAGCCTTAAACAGCTGCATAAGAGACGGAGAGATGATATCTATTTCCGCAGCTTTCATGATTTATTAATCACCAAGTAGCTAGTCAAGCAGATTCTTGGATCTGTGCTGTTTCTTCCGGTCTGTTCAGcctttactgttttttgtttctttttttttgtctgacaggtCTCGTCCAACAAACTAGTAATAGTGATTAAATTCGTGCCTATTTTTGCCCAGTGAAGTAAAGTTTTGGGAACTCTGCTGTTGCCCCAAGGGACTCTGCAGATGGACAGAGGAGTGCCAGAGAAGACATGGTAAGTATGTGCACTCCATTTTAGAATTATTTCCTTAATCTTATGCCAGATCCCACGATCCCCTGACCTGCCTACGTCCTGGAGATGGAAATCCAGTGGCAGTGTTTAGTACACCACCACCAACTCATTagagcaccacacacacaatgttcCATACAATCATCCTGCTGATGGCTGTGTTGTGCCAATTATAATAATTATGcattgtgatttttaaatggaCAACTGGGAATGGTGGGTGAACTCCGGACATCATCCCTCATCAGCCCTGCGTAAATCTGTATCCCCCTGCCCCTTCTGTGTCTTGATGCCTTTCCAAGGAAAACGTGGCCGTTACGTGCCCTTAGATGGCAGATGTACAAGCAGCAGATGACGTTGTATAAGTTTGTCTTCTGCAGGCATGACACGGGGTGACCTGTAATGGAAAGTTAGAATGGGGTAAAATAGTCTTTATGGAACCAGATCTTCCTAGGGTGTGGGCTGACGCTGCACAACCTTATGCAACATGTTATACTGAAGATGGGCTCCTATTGCACAGTGAGTCCAAGACTTAGAGGGTTGGAAGGGAGGGACAGGGAGTGTTGACATGGACTCTGACAGACAAGATTGGTTGAGTGGCCTTAGTCAAAGTTAAGAGGGTATCTGATCTCTACACATACACGGAAACATGTACTGAGCATATTGTATAACCAACACAAGAGAAAATGTTATGTCAGCACCCTGCTCAGAGCACACTGTCATTTAGCAGCCATCCTCTAATTTCTGCAAATGAGAAAaggatttaatatttaatgcaCTTTGCCATAAACTTTAGCTTACTTTGTCAAATACACCCTAAAATTT encodes the following:
- the LOC108902699 gene encoding dual specificity mitogen-activated protein kinase kinase 6, whose amino-acid sequence is MSLSKGGKKKNPGLKLAKEVFAQPQPAAAAPPRDLDSKACVTIGDQNFVVKADDLEQIAELGRGAYGVVDKMRHVPSGVIMAVKRIRATVNTLEQKRLLMDLDISMRTVDCFYTVTFYGALFREGDVWICMELMDTSLDKFYKKVIEKGKTIPEDILGKITVAIVKALEHLHSNLSVIHRDVKPSNVLINTQGQVKMCDFGISGHLVDSVAKTMDAGCKPYMAPERINPDLNQKGYSVKSDIWSLGITMIELAILKFPYDSWGTPFQQLKQVVDEPSPQLPADCFSPDFVDFISQCLRKRPNERPAYTELMKHPFFTLHDSKETDVASFVKVILDD